The Carnobacterium divergens genome includes a window with the following:
- the tkt gene encoding transketolase, which produces MFDTTDQLAVNTIRTLSMDAIQKANSGHPGLPMGAAPMAYTLWTKHLNVNPSNSSWVNRDRFVLSAGHGSMLLYSLLHLSGYKLSMEDLKNFRQWDSLTPGHPEVHHTDGVEATTGPLGQGIANSVGMAMAEAHLAATYNKENHQIVDHYTYALCGDGDLMEGVSAEAASLAGHLELGKLVVLYDSNDISLDGPTSKAFTENVGKRFEAYNWQHILVKDGNDLAEIEKAIKAAKAETKKPTLIEVKTVIGFGAPNEGTSKVHGAPLGMDGIEATKKAYGWDYPAFTVPNEVATRFKETMIDQGAKSESEWNELFASYKAEYPELAAQFELAMSGNLPTDWDKELPVYEEGESAASRVTGSETIQALSKAIPFFWGGSADLSASNNTMVAGEKDFEPGQYEGRNIWYGVREFGMSAAMNGISLHGGSKTYGGTFFVFTDYLRAAIRLAAISKAPVTYVFTHDSIAVGEDGPTHEPVEQLSSLRGMPNLSVIRPADGNEVVAAWEQAITSTDHPTVLVLTRQNLPVLPGTKENARKNVAKGGYVISPQDGDQPTGILIATGSEVALAIEAQKELKKQGKDVSVVSLPSFDLFEKQDAAYKESVLPKAVRKRMSIEMGATFGWERYVGLDGVMLGIDKYGASAPGNTVIEQYGFTVENVVNTFNQL; this is translated from the coding sequence TTGTTCGATACAACTGACCAACTTGCAGTAAACACGATTAGAACACTAAGTATGGATGCGATTCAAAAAGCAAACTCAGGACACCCAGGTTTACCAATGGGGGCTGCTCCAATGGCGTACACGCTATGGACCAAACATTTAAACGTAAACCCAAGCAACTCATCATGGGTAAATCGCGATCGCTTTGTACTTTCAGCAGGACACGGTTCAATGCTATTATATAGTTTGTTACATTTATCAGGTTACAAACTATCAATGGAGGATTTGAAAAATTTCCGTCAATGGGATAGCTTAACCCCTGGTCATCCAGAAGTACATCATACAGATGGTGTTGAAGCAACAACAGGTCCTCTTGGACAAGGAATTGCAAATAGTGTCGGAATGGCAATGGCAGAAGCTCATCTAGCGGCAACGTATAATAAGGAAAATCATCAAATCGTTGATCATTATACCTATGCTTTATGTGGTGATGGAGATTTAATGGAAGGCGTATCAGCTGAAGCAGCAAGTTTAGCAGGTCATTTAGAGCTTGGCAAACTTGTAGTATTATATGATTCAAATGATATTTCATTAGATGGTCCTACTTCAAAAGCGTTTACTGAAAATGTAGGCAAACGTTTTGAAGCGTATAATTGGCAACATATTTTAGTTAAAGATGGAAATGATCTAGCTGAAATCGAAAAAGCGATTAAAGCAGCAAAAGCAGAAACTAAAAAACCAACTTTAATTGAAGTTAAAACAGTGATTGGCTTTGGTGCTCCAAATGAAGGAACATCTAAAGTTCACGGCGCACCACTTGGAATGGATGGAATCGAAGCGACTAAAAAAGCTTACGGTTGGGATTATCCAGCGTTCACTGTTCCAAATGAAGTAGCTACACGTTTTAAAGAAACAATGATTGATCAAGGCGCTAAATCAGAAAGTGAATGGAATGAATTGTTCGCTTCATATAAAGCTGAATATCCAGAATTAGCTGCTCAATTTGAATTAGCAATGTCTGGGAACTTACCAACTGATTGGGATAAAGAATTACCAGTTTACGAAGAAGGCGAAAGTGCTGCTTCTCGTGTGACAGGCAGTGAAACCATTCAAGCATTGTCAAAAGCTATTCCATTTTTCTGGGGTGGATCTGCAGATTTATCTGCTTCAAACAATACAATGGTTGCTGGTGAAAAAGATTTTGAACCAGGTCAATATGAAGGACGCAACATTTGGTACGGTGTTCGTGAATTTGGAATGTCAGCTGCAATGAATGGAATTTCATTACACGGTGGTTCAAAAACTTATGGCGGAACATTCTTTGTATTTACAGATTATTTACGTGCAGCAATTCGTTTAGCAGCTATTTCAAAAGCACCTGTAACGTATGTGTTTACACATGATTCAATCGCTGTAGGAGAAGATGGTCCGACTCATGAACCAGTAGAGCAACTATCTAGCTTACGCGGTATGCCAAACTTGTCTGTCATTCGTCCAGCGGATGGAAATGAAGTGGTTGCTGCTTGGGAACAAGCAATTACCTCAACGGACCACCCAACAGTATTAGTCTTGACTCGTCAAAACTTACCTGTCTTGCCTGGAACAAAAGAAAATGCACGTAAAAATGTTGCTAAAGGCGGTTACGTAATTTCTCCACAAGATGGCGATCAACCAACTGGAATTTTAATTGCAACAGGTTCTGAAGTCGCTTTAGCAATCGAAGCACAAAAAGAATTGAAAAAACAAGGCAAAGATGTTTCAGTAGTATCGTTACCAAGTTTTGATTTATTTGAAAAACAAGATGCAGCATACAAAGAGAGTGTCTTACCAAAAGCAGTTAGAAAACGTATGTCAATTGAAATGGGCGCAACCTTTGGTTGGGAACGTTACGTTGGACTTGATGGCGTAATGCTTGGCATTGATAAATATGGTGCAAGTGCACCTGGAAATACAGTTATCGAACAATATGGATTTACAGTTGAAAACGTTGTAAATACATTTAACCAGCTATAA
- a CDS encoding TIGR04197 family type VII secretion effector, translating to MGVIKSDFNQARSLATELSNATQTFSQSSSISKASATKVLGNQKAALTIDQTKSLLTSFLGALQRDSQNIQSIATDFEATDQTLAKSLFSIN from the coding sequence ATGGGAGTAATAAAAAGTGATTTCAATCAAGCTCGCTCTCTAGCTACCGAACTTTCCAACGCTACACAGACGTTCTCTCAATCTAGTTCGATCTCAAAAGCTTCCGCTACTAAGGTATTAGGAAATCAAAAAGCAGCTCTTACTATTGATCAAACAAAATCATTGTTAACGAGCTTTTTAGGTGCCTTACAACGTGATAGCCAAAATATCCAAAGTATCGCGACGGATTTTGAAGCAACGGATCAAACACTAGCAAAATCCTTATTTAGCATAAACTAA
- a CDS encoding DUF3958 family protein codes for MEPQSTIDELQEQLRNVTEDRYQTETDLRKLEQNTNDVQSIFQRVQHLFNELHETWREGEMSGQIANL; via the coding sequence TTGGAACCACAGTCAACGATTGACGAGTTACAAGAACAATTAAGGAATGTCACGGAAGACCGCTATCAAACAGAAACCGATCTCCGCAAGTTAGAACAGAACACAAATGACGTTCAGAGTATTTTTCAAAGAGTCCAACACCTTTTTAATGAACTGCATGAGACTTGGAGAGAAGGAGAAATGAGCGGTCAAATCGCAAACTTGCA
- a CDS encoding YneF family protein encodes MSIGIAILLIVLALVAGLVGGYFIARNYMMDYFKKNPPVNEDMLRMLMMQMGQKPSEKKIKQMMASMQVQQEKANKKK; translated from the coding sequence ATGTCAATCGGAATTGCTATTTTATTAATTGTACTTGCTTTAGTTGCAGGTTTAGTTGGTGGGTATTTTATTGCAAGAAACTATATGATGGATTACTTTAAAAAGAATCCTCCCGTTAATGAGGATATGCTACGTATGTTGATGATGCAAATGGGTCAAAAACCGTCTGAAAAGAAAATTAAACAGATGATGGCCTCTATGCAAGTTCAACAAGAAAAAGCGAATAAGAAAAAATAA
- a CDS encoding ABC transporter ATP-binding protein translates to MGIFKKLGWFFKQEKKSYIIGIFFLILVALVQLVPPRIIGVVVDEIAAGKMTAHSLTKWLIILVAAAIAQYIFRYIWRVNIWGTAAKLERTLRTNLFKHFTQMDHVFFQKYRTGDLMAHATNDLSAIQMVAGGGILTLADSMITGGATIVAMALFVDWRLTLIALIPLPLLAVASRILGQKLHVRFRSAQAAFSSMNDKTQESISGIKVIKTFGQEQEDVADFKKQTDNVVGKNKKVYLVDSLFDPAITFIMGISYVLTIVLGGNFVMNGTISIGQLISFISYIAMLIWPMFAIGRLFNILERGSASYDRVQELLNETSEIIENPNAITTPVQGKIDYRVDAFNYPEDDSIALNHIHFEIDKGNTLGLVGKTGAGKTTIFKLLLREYDGYNGRIQFGKADIREYSLNALLHGIGYVPQDQFLFSTTIKENIRFADPTLSDEEVVKAAKLTAIHEDILAMPEGYDTLVGERGVSLSGGQKQRISIARALITNPELLILDDALSAVDAKTEEAILSALKKERSDQTTIIAAHRISSVMHAEEVIVIDEGEIVERGNHSELIQLDGWYKKMYEKQQLEAKLEGGAN, encoded by the coding sequence ATGGGAATTTTTAAAAAGTTAGGTTGGTTTTTTAAACAAGAAAAAAAATCATATATAATTGGTATTTTCTTTTTAATTTTAGTGGCACTAGTTCAATTGGTCCCACCACGAATTATTGGAGTAGTTGTGGATGAAATCGCAGCTGGAAAAATGACGGCACATTCGTTAACAAAATGGTTGATTATTTTAGTAGCAGCAGCAATTGCACAATATATTTTCCGCTATATTTGGCGAGTGAATATTTGGGGAACTGCTGCAAAATTAGAACGAACCTTACGAACGAATTTATTTAAACATTTTACACAGATGGATCATGTCTTTTTTCAAAAGTATCGCACAGGGGATTTGATGGCACATGCGACGAACGACTTATCTGCGATTCAAATGGTAGCTGGTGGTGGAATTTTAACATTGGCGGATTCAATGATTACAGGAGGCGCTACAATTGTTGCAATGGCGTTATTTGTTGATTGGCGCTTAACACTGATTGCATTGATTCCTTTACCCCTCCTAGCCGTAGCTTCACGTATCTTAGGGCAAAAGCTACATGTTCGCTTTAGAAGTGCGCAGGCGGCCTTTTCTAGCATGAATGATAAGACACAAGAAAGTATCAGTGGGATTAAAGTAATTAAAACTTTTGGGCAAGAACAAGAAGATGTAGCTGATTTTAAAAAACAAACAGATAATGTGGTTGGGAAAAATAAAAAAGTTTATTTAGTCGACTCATTATTTGACCCTGCAATTACATTTATTATGGGTATATCGTATGTACTAACCATTGTTTTAGGCGGGAATTTTGTAATGAATGGAACGATTTCAATTGGACAATTAATTTCATTTATTAGTTATATTGCGATGTTAATTTGGCCGATGTTTGCAATTGGTCGTTTATTTAATATTTTAGAGCGAGGCAGTGCGAGCTATGACCGCGTTCAAGAGTTATTAAATGAAACGTCTGAAATTATTGAAAATCCTAATGCGATTACTACACCAGTACAGGGCAAAATTGACTACCGAGTTGATGCATTTAACTATCCAGAAGATGATTCCATAGCCTTAAACCATATTCATTTTGAGATTGATAAAGGCAACACTCTGGGACTTGTTGGGAAAACAGGGGCAGGTAAAACAACAATCTTTAAGCTCTTGTTAAGAGAATATGATGGTTATAATGGTCGAATTCAGTTTGGAAAAGCAGATATTCGTGAGTATTCCTTAAATGCTTTGTTGCACGGAATTGGTTATGTACCTCAAGACCAATTTTTGTTTTCAACTACCATAAAAGAAAATATTCGTTTTGCTGATCCAACGCTAAGTGATGAGGAAGTTGTGAAGGCAGCGAAGTTAACGGCGATTCATGAAGATATTTTAGCAATGCCAGAAGGATACGATACTCTAGTAGGGGAACGTGGGGTTTCATTATCTGGTGGACAAAAGCAACGTATTTCAATTGCAAGAGCGCTCATTACAAATCCTGAACTTTTAATTTTAGATGATGCCTTATCAGCAGTGGATGCTAAAACCGAAGAAGCGATATTGTCAGCTTTAAAAAAAGAACGTAGTGATCAAACGACCATTATTGCCGCTCATCGAATTAGTAGTGTGATGCATGCAGAAGAAGTGATTGTGATTGATGAGGGAGAGATTGTCGAACGAGGCAATCATAGTGAATTGATTCAATTAGATGGTTGGTACAAAAAAATGTATGAAAAACAACAATTAGAAGCAAAACTGGAAGGAGGAGCAAACTAA
- a CDS encoding ABC transporter ATP-binding protein — protein MEKSDWSKSIPLKEQFQIIKRMFYYAKPYKKQFFIAIFWGACLAVINVMLPKILQVFMDDYLTTKTATSQVILTFAALYFGVTLVKIVVWFLQMYLYQMATEKTVQNIRNQLFEKLHTLGMRYFDQTPAGSIVSRVTNDTETIKDFWGVYLTVLQGLFAIVSAFTAMFLLNRTIALWCLLFLPVLLVIVWYYQRFSSKVYRGMREKLSQLNTKLNESISGMSIIQQFRQEKRLQKEFNETNESYYKSRVAMVKTNALLLGPIINLLYTFSLAVVLGFFGYDALREPVSVGVIYAFISYVQSFFNPMTNMMDNLSIFQDGMVSSGRVLRVMDNQELSPAQNQQADETIQDAKIEFKDVSFSYDGEHNVLHHISFTANPGETVALVGHTGSGKSSIINVMMRFYEFYEGDILIDGKSIKNYPITELRQKMGLVLQDSFLFYGNIKNNIRLMNPLISDAAIEDAARFVQADTFINQLPNNYEAKVIERGASYSSGQRQLISFARTIVTDPKILVLDEATANIDTETETLIQEGLKKMRKGRTTIAIAHRLSTIRDANLILVLDHGEIIERGTHDELIEYGGVYYDMYRLQNSDES, from the coding sequence ATGGAAAAATCAGATTGGTCCAAATCCATTCCACTTAAAGAACAATTTCAAATCATCAAACGAATGTTTTATTATGCGAAGCCGTATAAAAAGCAATTTTTTATCGCGATCTTTTGGGGTGCTTGTTTAGCAGTTATCAATGTCATGTTACCTAAAATATTACAAGTCTTTATGGATGATTATTTGACTACAAAAACAGCTACATCTCAAGTGATTTTAACCTTTGCAGCTCTTTATTTTGGTGTTACTTTAGTCAAAATCGTTGTTTGGTTCTTGCAAATGTACCTCTACCAAATGGCGACAGAAAAAACTGTTCAAAATATTCGGAATCAATTGTTTGAAAAATTGCATACACTAGGAATGCGATATTTCGACCAAACACCAGCAGGATCAATTGTTTCAAGAGTGACGAACGATACCGAAACAATTAAAGACTTTTGGGGCGTGTATTTAACCGTCTTACAAGGATTGTTTGCAATTGTATCAGCTTTTACAGCCATGTTTTTATTAAATCGAACCATTGCGTTATGGTGTTTGCTATTTTTACCAGTTTTATTAGTTATTGTCTGGTATTACCAACGCTTTAGCTCAAAAGTCTATCGTGGCATGCGAGAAAAATTAAGTCAGTTAAATACTAAATTAAATGAATCAATTTCTGGTATGAGCATTATTCAACAATTTAGACAGGAAAAACGATTGCAGAAAGAATTTAATGAAACCAATGAATCATACTATAAATCAAGAGTCGCAATGGTAAAAACAAATGCTCTGTTATTAGGACCAATCATTAATTTATTGTATACCTTCTCATTAGCGGTTGTGTTAGGATTTTTTGGGTATGATGCCTTAAGAGAACCCGTTAGTGTCGGAGTGATTTACGCATTTATTTCTTACGTTCAAAGCTTCTTTAATCCAATGACAAATATGATGGATAATTTGAGTATTTTTCAAGACGGTATGGTTTCTAGTGGGCGTGTTTTAAGAGTGATGGACAATCAAGAACTAAGCCCAGCTCAAAATCAACAGGCAGATGAAACCATCCAAGACGCTAAAATTGAATTTAAAGATGTAAGTTTTTCTTATGATGGAGAACACAATGTACTGCATCATATTAGTTTTACTGCAAATCCAGGCGAGACAGTAGCTTTAGTAGGCCATACTGGAAGTGGAAAAAGTTCAATTATTAATGTCATGATGCGCTTTTACGAGTTCTATGAAGGAGACATTTTAATTGATGGAAAATCAATTAAAAACTATCCTATTACAGAACTTCGTCAAAAAATGGGACTTGTTCTTCAAGATTCCTTCTTATTTTATGGCAATATTAAAAATAATATTCGGTTGATGAATCCGTTAATTAGTGATGCGGCAATTGAAGATGCGGCTCGCTTTGTACAGGCAGATACGTTTATCAATCAACTGCCGAATAATTATGAAGCAAAAGTAATTGAACGCGGAGCTAGTTATTCAAGTGGGCAAAGACAACTAATTTCATTTGCCAGAACGATTGTGACTGATCCTAAAATTCTAGTATTAGATGAAGCAACTGCTAATATTGATACAGAAACAGAAACTCTGATTCAAGAGGGATTAAAAAAAATGCGTAAAGGTCGTACGACAATTGCAATTGCTCATCGACTCTCTACAATTCGTGATGCTAATTTAATCTTAGTATTGGATCATGGCGAAATCATTGAACGAGGGACCCATGATGAATTAATTGAGTATGGTGGAGTTTATTATGATATGTATCGTCTTCAAAATAGTGATGAAAGTTAA
- a CDS encoding YdcF family protein, whose product MTIDQLVSDLNKLIRFLAYRNIAELSKEAFENKYGKKKIETLVLAGNGLPYTSEVIANSYRQGLVDKIILTGGVGHTTDLLRELMANHPIYQKIDATNKSEAELFQEMLVQYESIPATAIFIETTSTNGGENAMEARKVIESVMEVPEEILLIQDPTMQRRADACFRKYFANTKIINYAPFIPLVEKKGMEVCFKETKGVTHWEMTRFLSLVMGEFPRLADTPEGYGPNGQKFQAYVKIPHSVEAAYLRIKERYPTVGRK is encoded by the coding sequence ATGACGATAGATCAATTAGTATCTGATTTAAATAAACTAATTCGTTTTTTAGCTTATCGAAATATAGCGGAATTATCAAAAGAAGCCTTTGAAAATAAATATGGAAAGAAAAAAATTGAGACGCTTGTTTTAGCTGGAAATGGCTTGCCATATACAAGTGAAGTCATCGCTAATAGTTACCGTCAAGGTTTAGTAGACAAAATTATCTTAACAGGTGGGGTAGGTCATACAACAGATTTGCTTCGAGAATTAATGGCAAATCATCCTATCTATCAAAAAATTGATGCAACAAATAAATCAGAAGCAGAATTGTTTCAAGAGATGCTTGTTCAATATGAATCGATTCCAGCTACTGCGATTTTTATTGAAACTACGTCTACAAATGGTGGCGAAAATGCAATGGAAGCTCGAAAAGTTATAGAAAGTGTCATGGAAGTTCCCGAAGAAATTCTCTTAATTCAAGATCCTACAATGCAAAGAAGGGCAGATGCTTGTTTTAGAAAATATTTTGCGAACACTAAGATAATTAATTATGCTCCATTTATTCCATTGGTAGAAAAAAAAGGAATGGAAGTATGCTTTAAAGAAACGAAAGGAGTAACTCATTGGGAGATGACGCGCTTTTTATCATTAGTGATGGGAGAATTTCCAAGGTTAGCAGATACGCCAGAAGGCTATGGTCCCAATGGTCAAAAATTCCAAGCCTACGTGAAGATACCTCATTCTGTTGAAGCGGCGTATTTACGAATAAAAGAGCGTTATCCAACAGTAGGAAGAAAATAA
- a CDS encoding lysophospholipid acyltransferase family protein: protein MFYRFIRQVARFVVFVLNGNSRYQHKERIPTEGSYILVGPHRTWFDPIYFALAGSPKCFSFMAKEELFKNPLLRWIMLHANAFPVNRENPGPSVIKKPVKILKEGELSLIMFPSGTRHSSELKGGAATIAKLSGVPLVPAVFQGPLTIKGLLSRKPVTVNFGEPIYIDRKMKLDKESLKLIEDQMQRAFDQLDQEIDPTFKYEPKK from the coding sequence TTGTTCTATCGTTTTATTCGCCAAGTGGCTCGTTTTGTAGTATTTGTTTTAAATGGAAATTCTCGTTATCAGCACAAAGAACGAATTCCAACTGAAGGTTCTTATATTTTAGTAGGACCCCATCGAACCTGGTTTGATCCTATTTATTTCGCTCTGGCAGGTAGTCCAAAATGTTTTTCATTTATGGCTAAAGAAGAGTTATTTAAAAATCCACTCCTACGTTGGATTATGCTTCATGCTAACGCCTTTCCAGTAAATCGTGAAAACCCAGGACCTAGCGTCATTAAGAAGCCAGTGAAAATTTTAAAAGAAGGAGAATTAAGTCTGATTATGTTCCCTAGTGGTACCAGACACTCTTCTGAACTAAAAGGAGGCGCTGCTACAATTGCTAAATTAAGTGGGGTTCCATTAGTTCCAGCAGTCTTCCAAGGTCCTTTAACCATTAAAGGATTGCTTTCTCGCAAGCCCGTAACAGTTAATTTTGGGGAACCGATTTACATTGATCGCAAAATGAAGTTAGATAAAGAAAGCTTAAAGTTGATTGAAGATCAAATGCAACGTGCCTTCGACCAATTAGATCAAGAAATTGATCCAACTTTTAAATACGAACCAAAAAAGTAA
- a CDS encoding exonuclease SbcCD subunit D, with the protein MKFIHTADWHIGKKIHGFQLLKEQEEVYRQLVEVAVKEKVDAIVIAGDLYDRAVPPAEAVLLLNKMLMELNIVQKIPLLVVSGNHDSSTRLATGGPWYEFLNFHLVTKIEDSLKPIVLGNTQFFLLPYFEPIDARLYFGDASLTTHELAAKRVVEEMKKSFDPNYHQVLVAHLFVAGSLRTDSETEVTVGGLDQVSASVFKDFDYVALGHLHNPNASRHERIQYSGTLLKFSVSEANQAKGFKLIELTDEGTLKNTFYPVESTKSLRVLTGLFDELTARDYYETQKKDDYLFIQLKDTQIIPDAMNRLREIYPNVLGMERLDKTGLLSKMGQFNKEKIQQSSPRALFEKYYQEVTGDSLSKQQTDLLTTIFAQLKIEEEDQTQ; encoded by the coding sequence ATGAAATTTATTCACACAGCCGATTGGCATATTGGAAAAAAAATACACGGCTTTCAATTGTTAAAAGAACAAGAAGAAGTTTATCGACAATTAGTAGAAGTTGCCGTTAAAGAAAAAGTAGATGCAATCGTGATTGCAGGAGATTTATATGATCGCGCGGTTCCACCAGCAGAGGCAGTTTTACTATTAAATAAAATGTTAATGGAATTAAATATTGTTCAGAAAATCCCTTTGCTTGTTGTATCAGGCAATCATGACAGCAGCACTCGTTTAGCAACAGGAGGACCGTGGTATGAGTTTCTGAATTTTCACTTAGTTACAAAAATTGAAGATAGTTTAAAACCGATTGTTCTCGGCAATACGCAGTTCTTTTTACTGCCGTATTTTGAACCGATTGATGCGAGGCTTTATTTTGGTGACGCCAGTCTTACGACACATGAATTAGCAGCAAAACGCGTTGTTGAAGAAATGAAAAAATCTTTTGACCCAAATTATCATCAGGTGTTAGTTGCTCATTTATTTGTTGCAGGGAGTTTAAGAACAGATTCTGAAACAGAAGTAACCGTTGGAGGATTGGATCAAGTTTCAGCAAGTGTATTTAAAGATTTTGACTATGTTGCATTAGGGCATTTGCATAATCCAAATGCAAGCCGCCATGAACGGATTCAGTATTCAGGAACATTGTTAAAATTTTCAGTCTCAGAAGCAAATCAAGCAAAAGGATTTAAACTAATTGAGTTGACAGATGAGGGGACCCTAAAAAACACTTTCTATCCCGTTGAGTCAACAAAATCATTGCGAGTTTTAACAGGGCTTTTTGATGAACTGACAGCAAGAGATTATTATGAAACACAAAAAAAAGACGATTATTTATTTATTCAACTAAAAGATACCCAAATTATTCCTGATGCAATGAATCGGTTAAGAGAAATTTACCCAAATGTCTTAGGAATGGAACGTTTAGATAAAACAGGGTTACTTAGCAAAATGGGTCAGTTTAATAAAGAGAAAATTCAGCAAAGTTCCCCGAGAGCATTGTTTGAAAAATATTACCAAGAAGTAACTGGAGATTCTTTAAGTAAGCAACAAACAGACTTACTAACAACTATTTTTGCTCAATTAAAAATTGAAGAGGAGGATCAGACGCAATGA